A window of the Hordeum vulgare subsp. vulgare chromosome 5H, MorexV3_pseudomolecules_assembly, whole genome shotgun sequence genome harbors these coding sequences:
- the LOC123452980 gene encoding germin-like protein 9-3, with translation MASINRYSSLVLVVVALASAPLAAVAGDPDILTDFVVPTSMIGMPPMNITADFFTYTGLGAAMNMTTPGTQNFTVTKATMMEFPALNGQSVAYAMLKFPSESVNPPHTHPRAAELLLVLDGALSVGFVDTAGKLYTQDLAAGDMFVFPKGLVHYQSNPGQSHAVALSAFGSSAPGTVSVPVTVFGTGVDDAVLAKSFKTDLPTVQKLKAALTPPPKK, from the coding sequence ATGGCGTCCATCAACCGCTACTCCtccttggtgttggtggtggttgcaCTTGCCTCGGCGCCGTTGGCCGCCGTGGCCGGCGACCCCGACATCCTCACTGACTTCGTCGTGCCCACCTCCATGATCGGCATGCCACCGATGAACATCACCGCCGACTTCTTCACCTACACCGGCTTGGGCGCCGCCATGAACATGACCACGCCAGGGACGCAGAACTTCACGGTGACCAAGGCCACCATGATGGAATTCCCTGCGCTCAACGGGCAGAGCGTGGCCTACGCCATGCTCAAGTTCCCCTCCGAATCAGTCAACCCGCCGCACACACACCCGCGCGCCGCCGAGCTGCTGCTCGTCCTTGACGGTGCGCTCTCCGTCGGCTTCGTCGACACGGCCGGCAAGCTCTACACGCAGGACCTGGCTGCCGGCGACATGTTCGTGTTCCCCAAGGGCCTGGTCCACTACCAGTCCAACCCGGGGCAAAGCCACGCCGTCGCGCTCTCCGCATTCGGCAGTTCCGCGCCAGGCACCGTGTCCGTGCCCGTCACCGTGTTCGGCACCGGCGTTGATGACGCTGTGCTCGCCAAGTCATTCAAGACCGACCTGCCCACCGTGCAGAAGCTCAAGGCGGCGCTCACTCCACCTCCCAAGAAGTGA
- the LOC123452979 gene encoding uncharacterized protein LOC123452979, protein MAFADTAARRLLRGAGGGVAQGIAADAVGMSFGLDGLWQLIAGLFAGVAHLLVLPFEVLGHWLAAAAHLLVLPFEALWHLLQSVAAGVSSCFASLFAALGSAAHALVVPFEALWHLLQSAAAGVGFFFGNLVAAIWSVPHALAVPFLALWHLLQSAAAGISFCFGKLVAAVGSAGHALVVPFEAVWQWLQAAPAAISFGVHGLGQFIQGCFDNLVAALGSAAHALVVPFEAVWQWLQAAATSIGSSFDGLWEHMQGIFANLPAALASTAHALAVPFEALWRWLEDATTSIGAGFDGLWEHMQGILANLPAALASAAHNLVLPFQAFWRWIHNTVAGGWDGVWPLIQRFVATAASTARELVPAFEALWRWLKDAAAVALPVVLAIAAVVCVAAIVWFFWPVLCVVAMVAGVLVAQALLVVGVLAAQALVVVICICGRCLFVVAIGIGSALAYLLPVCGQYLASATMAAPGVAGVMISRAAFKAEPRMYFQILSLAGPLVAAAVFSTSPLPWAVGLSVVALFSRRFSGGQEPTSPLPWAVWTPEEGQMGIHDDDQMWTHEHEEDQPVIVE, encoded by the coding sequence ATGGCCTTCGCTGACACAGCAGCGCGGAGGCTCCTGCGCGGCGCAGGCGGCGGTGTGGCTCAGGGAATCGCCGCCGACGCCGTCGGCATGAGCTTCGGCCTCGACGGCCTGTGGCAGCTCATCGCCGGCCTGTTCGCGGGCGTGGCTCACCTGCTCGTCCTGCCGTTCGAGGTGCTCGGGCACTGGCTGGCCGCCGCGGCCCATCTCCTCGTCCTGCCGTTCGAGGCGCTCTGGCACTTGCTGCAATCCGTCGCCGCCGGCGTTAGCTCCTGCTTTGCCAGCCTCTTCGCCGCGCTTGGGAGCGCGGCCCACGCTCTGGTGGTGCCGTTCGAGGCGCTCTGGCACCTGCTGCAGTCCGCCGCGGCTGGCGTCGGCTTCTTCTTCGGAAACCTCGTCGCGGCGATCTGGAGCGTGCCCCATGCTCTGGCGGTGCCGTTCCTGGCGCTCTGGCACTTGCTGCAGTCCGCCGCCGCCGGTATAAGCTTCTGCTTCGGCAAACTCGTCGCCGCTGTCGGTAGCGCAGGCCACGCTCTGGTCGTTCCATTTGAGGCGGTTTGGCAGTGGCTTCAGGCCGCCCCAGCAGCCATCAGTTTCGGCGTCCACGGTCTGGGGCAGTTTATACAAGGCTGCTTCGACAACCTCGTCGCTGCGCTCGGCAGCGCTGCCCACGCTCTGGTGGTGCCGTTTGAAGCTGTTTGGCAGTGGCTTCAGGCCGCCGCCACAAGCATCGGTTCAAGCTTCGACGGTTTGTGGGAGCACATGCAAGGCATCTTCGCCAACCTTCCCGCCGCGCTCGCCAGCACTGCCCACGCTCTGGCCGTGCCGTTTGAAGCGCTCTGGCGGTGGCTCGAGGACGCCACCACAAGCATTGGTGCCGGCTTCGACGGTTTGTGGGAGCACATGCAGGGCATCCTCGCCAACCTCCCCGCCGCGCTCGCCAGCGCCGCCCACAACCTCGTCCTGCCGTTTCAGGCCTTCTGGCGGTGGATACACAACACCGTCGCCGGTGGGTGGGACGGCGTTTGGCCGCTCATCCAGCGCTTTGTCGCGACGGCCGCGAGTACGGCCCGCGAGCTCGTCCCGGCATTTGAGGCGTTGTGGCGGtggctcaaggacgccgccgccgtcgcgctCCCAGTCGTGCTGGCCATCGCCGCGGTCGTTTGCGTCGCGGCCATAGTCTGGTTCTTCTGGCCAGTCCTGTGCGTCGTCGCCATGGTGGCCGGCGTGCTGGTCGCGCAAGCGCTCCTCGTGGTCGGCGTGCTGGCCGCGCAAgcgctcgtcgtcgtcatctgcaTCTGCGGGCGTTGCTTGTTCGTCGTCGCCATCGGGATCGGAAGCGCGCTCGCCTACCTGCTCCCCGTCTGCGGGCAGTACTTGGCCAGCGCTACCATGGCTGCCCCAGGCGTCGCCGGAGTGATGATATCACGCGCGGCGTTCAAGGCGGAACCGCGGATGTACTTCCAGATCCTCAGTTTGGCCGGCCCCCTCGTCGCCGCTGCTGTCTTCTCCACCAGCCCGCTCCCCTGGGCAGTGGGACTGTCGGTCGTCGCCCTTTTTAGCCGGCGATTTTCAGGCGGCCAAGAACCCACCAGCCCGCTCCCCTGGGCAGTGTGGACTCCCGAGGAAGGTCAGATGGGGATCCACGACGATGATCAGATGTGGACTCATGAACATGAAGAAGATCAACCTGTTATCGTAGAGTAA
- the LOC123452978 gene encoding putative pentatricopeptide repeat-containing protein At5g43820 — protein sequence MARRLLLRRSLSSYSTSAADMVVSSIRLLSATNPTKSAPTPTPLHPGNPNPDPGAAPPHPPPPTTTLLLSPADRLRGVFLQKPPGRAALHRALSSTGLDALSPEVLSDVVSRGNLSGSATVDLLDWAICSAKLRPSVQTCNIVVRALGRRKFFTSVEPALEVMRKNGVFPDLTTLQIIMDTLVAARQVNKAVQMLESDQFGIGIEKTCHRKEAFSALIECLCRRSHVGVASSLVQAARGQPFHLDKQVYNDVLGGWARFGRVDKLQHFWAMMLEDGLVPDDVSHCHLIEALGRAGQAEEALRVFEKMVQEGYGPTTMAYNALVFNFISVGDLDRSIKYYKDMVDNNCPPNSDTYCKMIRALLKTRRVADALQMFDDMLAQGVLPDTGIITSFIEPLCTFGPPHAALMIYQKSRKAGCTISLKTYKLLLERLARFGKSGTVLNIWEEMQESGYPSDKEIYEFIVNGLCNVGKVDAAVFVVEESLRKGFCLGRVVYSKLNDRLLEMDKVETAYNLSKKIKHGRTLANSRNYCRANGWHL from the coding sequence ATGGCCCGCCGCCTTCTTCTCCGTCGTAGCCTCAGCAGCTATTCCACCTCCGCcgccgacatggtcgtctcctccatcCGCCTCCTCTCCGCCACCAATCCCACCAAATCAGCCCCAACCCCGACTCCCCTTCACCCCGGTAACCCCAATCCTGATCCAGGAGCAGCTCCtccccaccctcctcctcccaccaCAACCCTCCTCCTGTCCCCGGCGGACCGCCTCCGCGGGGTCTTCCTCCAGAAGCCCCCCGGCCGCGCCGCCCTCCACCGAGCCCTCTCCTCCACGGGCCTCGACGCCCTCTCCCCGGAGGTTCTGTCCGATGTGGTCAGCCGCGGCAACCTCAGCGGCTCCGCCACCGTCGACCTCCTCGACTGGGCCATCTGCAGCGCCAAGCTCCGTCCTTCCGTGCAGACCTGCAACATCGTCGTCAGGGCTCTGGGCAGGAGGAAGTTCTTCACCTCCGTCGAGCCTGCCCTGGAGGTAATGCGGAAAAATGGCGTCTTTCCGGACCTAACCACGCTGCAGATCATCATGGATACTCTTGTTGCCGCCAGGCAGGTCAACAAGGCCGTCCAAATGCTCGAGAGCGACCAATTTGGGATAGGAATCGAGAAAACTTGCCACAGAAAGGAGGCTTTCTCTGCTCTCATCGAATGCCTCTGCCGGAGGTCACACGTCGGTGTAGCCAGCTCACTCGTACAAGCCGCCCGTGGACAACCATTCCATCTTGATAAGCAAGTGTACAATGACGTGCTTGGCGGTTGGGCGAGGTTTGGGAGGGTTGATAAGTTGCAGCATTTCTGGGCAATGATGCTGGAGGATGGGCTAGTGCCAGATGATGTTTCGCATTGCCATCTTATCGAGGCATTGGGGAGGGCAGGACAGGCCGAGGAGGcactcagggtgtttgagaaaatGGTGCAAGAGGGATACGGTCCAACTACAATGGCCTACAATGCACTTGTTTTCAATTTTATCTCAGTAGGGGATTTGGACAGGTCCATCAAGTATTACAAGGATATGGTGGACAATAATTGTCCTCCAAACAGTGACACATACTGCAAGATGATTAGAGCCCTTTTGAAAACACGCAGGGTGGCTGATGCACTTCAAATGTTTGATGACATGCTGGCTCAAGGAGTTCTGCCAGATACAGGCATAATTACATCATTCATCGAGCCACTTTGTACGTTTGGCCCCCCTCATGCTGCCTTGATGATCTACCAAAAGAGTAGGAAGGCTGGTTGTACGATATCGctgaaaacatacaagcttctgcTTGAAAGGCTTGCCAGGTTTGGGAAAAGTGGGACAGTGTTGAACATTTGGGAGGAGATGCAAGAGAGCGGGTATCCGTCCGATAAAGAAATATACGAGTTTATTGTAAATGGGCTTTGCAATGTGGGCAAGGTTGATGCTGCTGTTTTTGTGGTGGAGGAATCACTTAGGAAAGGCTTCTGTCTAGGGAGAGTTGTTTATAGCAAACTGAATGACAGGCTGCTGGAGATGGACAAAGTGGAGACTGCTTACAATTTGTCAAAGAAAATCAAACATGGACGCACACTTGCTAATTCACGCAACTATTGTCGTGCTAATGGTTGGCACTTGTGA